ATTCCTCACCTATAATAATATGATCTAGAACCTTGACTCCCAGCATACTACAGGATTCACTTAATCTTCTGGTTAATTCCCTATCCTGTTGACTGGGTTGGGGATCCCCGCTGGGATGATTATGCAGAAAGATAACAGCGGCAGCTGATTCCTTGATAACCTCTTTCATTACCTCACGGGGGTGAACAGTAGTTTCACTTAAACTACCCATAGAAATAAGTACATCGCGAATAATCTGATAGCGTACATCCAATAAAATAATGTGAAAAAGTTCTTTTTTCTTATTCTTCATTTCCGCATAATAGTAATCCACTACGTCCTGAGCTTTTTGTATTTTCTTTCCAGGTAATATCTTTTCCTTTGATAATCTTATTCCCATTTCCAGAGCCGCTTTTATTTGAGCATATTTAGCCTTACCAATACCGTTGATCTGTTTCATCTCTGAGTAGGAAACACTCATTAAATTTCTTAAAGTTCCATATTTAGCTAATAAGCTTCTCGCTACCTCTACTGATGTTTCCCCGGAATATCCCTTGGCAATTATAATAGCCAGCAACTCGGCATCAGTCAGAAATTCAGGACCATGATACAATAATCTTTCCCTGGGTCTTTCATATTCTGGCCAGTCCTTAATAGTATAATTCTTTTTGCCTTTCTCCATATTCAATTGTCCTTTTTATTCACCCTGGTTATCTTTACTATTAGCACTCATCAATCTCTGTTTCCGCTTTATCCTTTCCAGCCGGAAATAGAGGGAGTTTTGCCACTGTTCCTTAATGCTCCAGGATATATTTTCCTTGGTCAGTCTCTGTAATGCCTCTTCAACTATTGCGCCTGCCTGCTGATAATCTTTCAGCTTATGCTCATAATATTTTGCTAATTCTTCATAGGGGTAAAGATTAAATTGGCCATTTAAGGAAATAATTTCACGCCAGGCTACTTCCGCCTTTTCCCATTCCCCCTGTCTTTTATAGGCAAAAGAACATAATTTTAAAGCATCCAGTGTCTCCTCATCTGATAAATTACCTTTTAATGCCTCTTCATAACATTTGCTACTGTACTGAAAATCCTTATATCCTTCATAAATCTTGCCAATACTGCATAAGTCCAGGGCGAATTTTCCCATGCTCAAGGGATCATCCAGTGTTTGACTAATCTTGGTTGTGAGCAGGACTAAAGAAATAATGTCCTGTAAGTTATGAGTAAAGATAGGTTTGAGGGAACGGCTATCTTTATCTTGAAGATAACGAAAATAGACATGAGGTATAAGATATCCAGGTATATCTTCCTCTCTATAGATTTTTAGTATCTTTTTCTCTATATTAGCTAAAGAACAATCCTGTAATCTTCTCTTCCATAATCTTCTGGTAGGAAATAATAAATCAAGGTGATAAGAAGTATTTAATTGTAATGGTAAGCGCGTCATAATATAACGAGTCTGCAGTAATGGAAAATCATAACTTTTTCCATTATAGGACACAAGTAATTTAAAATCCTGCGCAAATAGTTGATTAACAGCCCACAACAGTGCTTCTTCTTCATGATAGTCTGACATAAAATATTGTCTGATATAAAAGTTTTCTCCCTTGAAATAGCCCAGACCTAATAAAAAAATATAGGTCCCTGATCCTCCTGCTAATCCAGTCGTTTCGGTATCAAAAAATAGGATTTCTTCCAGTTTAATTTCCTCGTTTCCACTTTTAAATTGAGGAATCCAGAAATGCAAACCTGAGGGAAAATATTTTTGCATATCTAACAGGGAATAATCACCATAGGAGGAGGTTTCTAAGGGAAATGTTTTTTCCGTAAAAAAACAGGAACCATGCGGTGTATCTATGGCATTTCCAGGAATAACTTCAGAAATGGGAATTGTTTTCCTGGTTTGGGAATAGAAATCACTCTTTTTCTGATGGGCATTATTAATTTGCTGAACCCTTTTTTTTAAGCTCTCAATCTTCTCTAAACGATTTCTTAAATCCATAATTAGCGGATTGCCTCCTTCAGAATAAACAGGGCACTTTGTTTCCCCTGATTTCCTACCTGATTAATAGGGCCAACACAGGAGGGACATCCTTCATCGCAACCGCAATTTTCAATTAACTCCCTAGCAGCGACTAAGATTTTATCCCGCAGTTCAAAAATCTTCTCACTAAAGCCAACTCCTCCCGGATAATTATCATAGATGTAAAGAGTGGGTAAATCGGTAAAGGGGGAACGAATTTGAGCTACTGCCCTGATATCTTTCGGATCACACATAACAAATAAAGGTGCCACATTTACCATAACATTAGAGAGGGCTAATAAACCTCCAGCCAGGTCAAAGGTAAATCCTTTCGATATTTTACCTCCCACCAGGTTAGAGAATGTTTCTGATAAAATCAGCCAATAGGCAGTGGTATGCATATCTTCAGCTGGTAAATTAATTTTTCCATAACCTAAATTTTCATGGGTATAGAATTTTACTTTTTTATACATAGTGGAAATAGTGGTAATAGCTATCTCTCCATACTGATGTTTGATGTTTTCTTCCTCGTGTAAATCAAAGACATCCAGAATCTTGATATGACTTTCTACCTGCGCATCAGTATAATAATTTACCTCTACCTGTTTAGCATAGGCCTTGTTATCGTCATAATCAAGTTTGGTAATAGTATATTGTTCTCCCTCATGAATATAAATGGCACCTTCATAAATGGTGGTAGATGCGCTCTCACGGTCTACTTCCCCGATAACCTTATTTTCACCTTCTTCTATATCAATAATAGTGAAGTTCTCAGTGGAAGCACTGCGCAAACTAATCTCATCAGCAGGGTAAGCCTCACTCATCCAATGCCATTTATTCTGAGTAAAATGGATTATTCCTTTATCTT
This Atribacterota bacterium DNA region includes the following protein-coding sequences:
- the radC gene encoding DNA repair protein RadC, with protein sequence MEKGKKNYTIKDWPEYERPRERLLYHGPEFLTDAELLAIIIAKGYSGETSVEVARSLLAKYGTLRNLMSVSYSEMKQINGIGKAKYAQIKAALEMGIRLSKEKILPGKKIQKAQDVVDYYYAEMKNKKKELFHIILLDVRYQIIRDVLISMGSLSETTVHPREVMKEVIKESAAAVIFLHNHPSGDPQPSQQDRELTRRLSESCSMLGVKVLDHIIIGEECFYSFAQMGQI
- a CDS encoding ribonuclease H-like domain-containing protein produces the protein MDLRNRLEKIESLKKRVQQINNAHQKKSDFYSQTRKTIPISEVIPGNAIDTPHGSCFFTEKTFPLETSSYGDYSLLDMQKYFPSGLHFWIPQFKSGNEEIKLEEILFFDTETTGLAGGSGTYIFLLGLGYFKGENFYIRQYFMSDYHEEEALLWAVNQLFAQDFKLLVSYNGKSYDFPLLQTRYIMTRLPLQLNTSYHLDLLFPTRRLWKRRLQDCSLANIEKKILKIYREEDIPGYLIPHVYFRYLQDKDSRSLKPIFTHNLQDIISLVLLTTKISQTLDDPLSMGKFALDLCSIGKIYEGYKDFQYSSKCYEEALKGNLSDEETLDALKLCSFAYKRQGEWEKAEVAWREIISLNGQFNLYPYEELAKYYEHKLKDYQQAGAIVEEALQRLTKENISWSIKEQWQNSLYFRLERIKRKQRLMSANSKDNQGE